GCTCCCTCTTCCTAGACAAAGACCTTGGCAAGGGCATCTGCCCCAGCGCTAGCGATGTAGGCCTTGGAGGGGTGGAAGGCTACGTCATAGATGGACTCCTCCGACTTTTTCCTGTGAGCTGTGATCTCCTGGACGCACGTCTTGCTGTCCAGGTTCCACAGACGGATGGAGCAGTCatgacctgggggaggggggagagtaaGACAGAAACAAGCAGATTACTGACAGTTCTGTGCTGTTATGATTGACCTGTTCTGTGCTGGATATGAGTGACCAGTTCCAGTGTTAgcattagctagctaggctgATGAGCTGGTCCCAGTGTtagcgctagctagctaagctgATGGGCTGGTCCCAGAATTAGCACTAGCAGGTTGCTGGGCAGGTCCCAGAGTtagcattagctagctagctaaactgATGGGCTGGTCCCAGAATTAGCACTAGCAGGTTGCTGGGCAGGTCCCAGAGTTAGCATTAGCTCGCTAGGCGGATGTTCCAGGGGGGAGGCCAGTTGGTGAGGTGCAGGACTTACTTCCAGACATCAGGTAGATTCCGTTGGGGTCCACAGCCAGACTGGTCACTGCATCCAGATGGGCCACCATCGCATGGATCACCTTACCTGCAGGAGACACATGGCAACGGCTACAGTCAGAGCACACCCATAGACTAgaaaagagtcaggtggctgagcggtgagggaagcgggctagtaatctgaaggttgtcagttcgattcccggccgtgtcaaatgacgttgtgtccttgggcaaggcacttcaccctacttgcctcgggggggaatgtccctgtacttactgtaagtcactctgcataagagcgtctgctaaatgacaaaaaaaaagaaaaaaaagaaaaaaaagaaaacatacatGTCCTCTGGGAGACCATTTGTGGTACAGAGACACATtaaaacaacatgaaataaacaaaacaatagTCCAAGGTGATCATGATCATATATAGCAGCCATCATAAATATCATCACAGACCAGGCAGACAGTCATGAGGCTAATCCTCCAGCCAGCTACAGCTACCTGATTTGTTGTCGAAGAATTTGATGTTTCTGTCCTCGTGAGCGGAAATGGTGacaggcagggtggggtggcTCACGACCTTGTTGATGTGGTTGGCAGCTGGCAGAGCTGGAACAGAGACACCACAACAGCAGGTCAGCTTGGAGCACAGACAGAACCATCACAAGACACAGacagggttcttgcaggtttcagtaagtcaaatttaagacctttttaagacattttaagaccataaagatagAAATTTAAGACCAACACGACGCAttaccccaaaaaatattcaaatcaaagaaattctgaaaaaaacattttatttcaatgaattcagtcattgaaaaagcataaatttaatttacagataatCATATTAGTcatttttgaatattttttgggcaaagtttgcagcgagccttgAACCTGGAGTtgggtaccgcttgtaaccaacagtggaaatcgctgtgatctagccatgtctcgttgaaagtacactttcccattttccacacgtagccgaactttaacaaactctgaggaagcgcagacatatttcgcgggcaggtattgaatttataacaggatttgtagttttatcaccgtgtacatataccaacaccaatatcccccagaaagaactacaccgaaccaacgttctgagggcagcgttctgctggtttcgtttgtagagctccgctttgtaggctgcgactcaatactttttttttttctgctactttgtcataactttctgcggccagcggttctggaaatgaacgagggtaaaaccttttttagacctgactaaatgaaatttagTGTGAGACTCACTGCTCTCCCCCTGGCCTGGAAGCACCacggtgggctgtgtgtgtgtgtgtgtgtgtgtgtgagagactcacTGCTCTCCCCCTGGCCTGGAAGCACCacggtgggctgtgtgtgtgtgtgtgtgtgagactcactGCTCTCCCCCTGGCCTGGAAGCACCacggtgggctgtgtgtgtgtgtgtgtgtgtgagactcactGCTCTCCCCCTGGCCTGGAAGCACCacggtgggctgtgtgtgtgtgtgtgtgtgtgtgtgtgtgtgtgagactcactGCTCTCCCCCTGGCCAGGCAGCACCACGGTGGGCTGGGACGTCTCCAGGTCATACACCACCACCTTCCCCGTGTTGAAGGACGCCACCATGTGGGCGGGGTCGCAGCCGTTGAAGTCCACCGACGTGGGGATGCCGTGTTCTTAGGGCCAGACGGGAGAACGTTACTACAACGCTGTCAAGGGGAACACTGCATTCACATCGTTAACACGCTCTGGCAGACCAGGGCAGGCtagctgctcctctctcacccaTGTCTGAGTTGTAAGTGCTGACACAGGGGTTCTTCTCCTGGGGGTTCCACAGCTTGACGGTTCCGTCGGCAGAACAGGACAGCAGCCGGTTCTTGATGCCACTGTAGGCCAGCCCCCACACGGCGTCCGTGTGGCCCAGCCACGAGCCTGCCAGCACACTGGGatctgggggggcaggaggaggaagaggagggggcaggaggaggaaaaggaggggtcaggaagaggagaggtcagGCTGTGACAGAGACCACTCAGGAAACATGCTCTGGCTCTGTATTCTTCAGTCCCAGAGGGAAACAGctggtcttcctgtgtgtgttcttaccgtACGTATCGTAGGGGTCTACATTGGAGCTTGGGATATTCCACCACTGGATGGTGGAGTCGATTCCTCCACTGTAGCACTGCTCACCACTGGAGCTCATAGCCAATGACAGAACAGGgccgctggagaggagaggagagaggacttagtatctctcacacacacacacacacacaccataaatggGTATTAAACGGGTCTTAAATAATACTGGATTATGTATTAGACAGCATTGTATAGCCTGAGAAGTTGGTAGTATGGCTGTACTTACACATGGGCTCTGAATGTATAGATGGGCTCCACGTCGAAAGAGGCACTTCTACAGAACAGAGACCACAGAACAGTTAGCAAAGGTTCTCCACCACACACCACGCTGTCCACTTCAGATGAGCCAACCATGCCTGAATGTCCCTGCCAGCTACCAGGTCCCTGTccgtggagtcaggtggctgagcggttagggaattgggctagtaatcagaaggttgctggtttgattcccggccgtgctaatgacgttgtgtccttgggcaaggcacgtcaccctacttgcctctggggaatgtccctgtacttacagtaagtcactctggataagagcgtctgctaaatgactaaatgtaaatgagttaGCCTGTCACGTCCAGTCAGTAACACGTGTATTACAGTTGTAGAACACGAGTCATGAAAGCGTAAATAAGCGAACAGCGTCTCATCTGAGGGTGAACCACTTGCTTTTTGGCAGGGACGGTCTTCTGCAGGTTCCACAGTTTGAGGGTGTGGTCCTCAGACACGGTGACCAGCACGGGCTCCACAGGGTGGAAGGCCAGGGCGCGGACGCCGTCAAAGTGGCTCCGCAGCGTGTACTTGGGGTTCCACGTCTTCCTGAACGAGTCCTTGTTGGCCGGCagctgggagaggcagagagggatgaaggcagATGGTTAGTGTGTGGATGGAGAACTGGAGACAGGTGTTGTCCATGATGGGATTGGAAAATGCTggatggcctgtgtgtgtgtgtgtgtgtgtgtatttacgtgCATGAGCCCTCACATCATAACTGTAGTCGGCCTCATCGTTGGAGACGGTGAGGTCAGCAAGGTCACCCAGCCCCAGGACGCTCTCCAGCGCCTCGTCAGAGCCCATGATGAAAGACTTACCCCCCCCTGAGAAGGGCAGAGGCTCCGCTAAacatacggacacacacacacacacagacagagagagataggactAGGTAAACAACATGGCACATGTAGGCGCCTGAACACAGAATGCTCACACAACATTAGGTCTATATTTGGTGTTTGTATATCTGCATTTTGTATATTCTGTTTTTTTGCCATTTCCTCTTCTTGCCAGCTGCAACACTGCAGTTCCCTCTTTGGGATCAATAAAGAACCTAAAAACTACTACAACCACGTTAGACAGACATCCTCACATATACTCTATTTCTACATGACACACATTTTGGACATGAGGGGACTGGTAAACAGTTGAGCAACTTCGGCTGAGGGTGGCGTGTGCCCTACAGgccagtgactgtgtgtgtgtgtgtgcgcacgcgtgtgtatgtatatgtgtgtacgtgtgtgctcaGAATATCCCATGCAGCAGGGAGAAGGAATGCTGACACAGCTCTGGCTCCTTTACAGAGATTCCACAGCACAGGGCCCtgctacactaacacactctgcagcacagggccctgctacactaacacactctgcagcacagggccctgctacactaacacactctgcagcacagggccctgctacactaacacactctgcagcacagggccctgctacactaacacactctgcagcacagggccctgctacactaacacactccaCAGCACAGGGCCCtgctacactaacacactccaCAGCACAGGGCCCtgctacactaacacactccaCAGCACAGGGCCCtgctacactaacacactctgcagcacagggccctgctacactaacacactccaCAGCGCAGGGCCCtgctacactaacacactccaCAGCACAGGGCCCtgctacactaacacactctgcagcacagggccctgctacactaacacactccaCAGCACAGGGCCCtgctacactaacacactccgcagcacagggccctgctacactaacacactccaCAGCACAGGCCCtgctacactaacacactccaCAGCACAGGCCCtgctacactaacacactccaCAGCACAGGGCCCtgctacactaacacactccaCAGCACAGGGCCCtgctacactaacacactctgcagcacagggccctgctacactaacacactccaCAGCACAGGCCCtgctacactaacacactccaCAGCACAGGGCCCtgctacactaacacactccaCAGCGCAGGGCCCtgctacactaacacactctgcagcacagggccctgctacactaacacactccaCAGCACAGGGCCCtgctacactaacacactccaCAGCGCAGGGCCCTGCTCCACTAACACACTCTGCAGCACAGGGCCTCCATGCTCAAACATCTAGCTCCTCCCTAGGaaggcaaagacacacacacagacagcctccTCTTCTTACCCCACTCGGTCCCGTCTCCAGAGCTGCgggcctcccccgccccctcgccatccTCAGCGCCCACCAGGAAGTCAAACTCCTTCAGAGCCTCCTCGGTGTCGGGGTCTTCTGGAAGGTCAGACGCCAGGCCTTCGTTACCAACCTGGAGCGCAGAGgaagaacagagacagagagacagagagacagagagagagagagagagagagagagagagagagagagagagagagatggatacagtggaggggttgagagagagaaggagaggaagaagaaagaccAAATGgagaagaacaaacacattcgTTAGTCTAACTTCCTGTTGGTTAGCGAGTACTTTCAACGGCTTTTTCTCATACATCTCGTCCGGCCTAATCTCCtgtgcgtggatgtgtgtgtgttttcatcatCACCTTGACCTTGTGTTTCTTTATCCTGTGTTTGATTGTCCTGTctgactcctcctccatcaggtctccctcttcgtcctcctcttcGTCGCTGTCGTCGGCATTCTCCAGGAAGTTAAACGTCTCGAGGACGTCCCCGGGGCTCCTGGTGACAGAATTGGACATTATGACTGGCTTTCTTGGTGCCAGAAACTATTAGCTAGGATACAGTTAGCTATGATCTCAGACGACTCATCTAGTGAGGTGATGTTGGCCAGTTTCAAATCAGAAAAGCAATTTTTCGGCTAAAACTGTGTACGTCAGTTAGGGTTTTTTAGATTCTCCTAATGCATTTTCCAGTCTGGGTAAACATGCTAGCTAGTACTCATCAGGATCTACAGCACCTTTTCAGGTCCTGTCCCTTTCTCTTGGTGGGCGACTCCCCTCCGTTCAGGATCTGTTCCAGGTTCTTGGTTTCCACCGAGCCGTTCTGCTCGGAGCCCGCCAGGCCCAGTAAGGACCGCACCCTCTGGGACCGCACGTCCAGTATCGTGTCCGTGTAGCCTACTTCCTGAAGGTacctgggggggcagggacgAGGGGCAATAATAACATGACATGTTGAGGTGCAAATACTCATATGATCTCTGAAAGAGTTATCCATATTGTAGTTGAAtgctcgctgtgtgtgtgtgtttgtgtgtgtgtactcactgtcTGAGGAGTTGTCGTCCCTGTTTCCAAGTGAGCTGGCTGTTCTGAGGGACGGCAGGGACTTCTGTGTCTTTGGTGTCTTCTAAAGGATCACACACACGACAAAACCACCATGAAACAGCCTTAAAATGAGTAGACATAAATGGTCTCTAAAAGGATGGTCTCTCCATTCTGGTTTTAGTGTAGGTCTACAGTACCTGATTCAAAGCTTGGCATCTTCACCTCGCCTTGGTTCAACTCTGTTCCATATTTTAACTTGTGGTATTTTGCTCTGAAAGAAAGTGACAAATGTAATATCATGAGAATAGATAATGATGCTATATCTGACAACAGCAGTTTCCATTCTGTCATCCACGACAAAAAATGAAGTTCATGTCACCAACTTACCTTTCTTGCTTTAATGCATACTCTAACATTTTTATTCTTCTAACTAGATCATTCTTTAGATTTTCTTGACCTTTCCTTTCGCCTTGAAGGAATGCTATCCgggcctggaggagagaaggacagggggagaggaaacagggagggggagagaaagacgagAGAGGGTTAGGAGATGAGTGAACATCACCTGCCTTACGGTGTCAGATGACTCTCCCTGTGTGATACCAAGACCAATCGGCCCAATCACTTCTGAATGGGACACCCGAGCCACAAATGGCCCGCTGCCGTATAGCAAGTAAGGATCAGTGTGTGACAGAACTCAGGCAGAAACTGATGAACCACACTAGAAGGCTACCAACACTGGTTCTGCTATTCACCACCAGGGTGGTAGGACCACCACGCAGCTATGGGGAAGGGTCATGCAGGGCAGCACTGGGGGGGCATTGTGTTGAACTTCTGCAGTACCATCGCCCTGTGGTAGCTctatctgcctctgcctctgacccccccccctcccttcccctgtgcTCTATGGGGCTCCTGAGCAGCTGGCAGTGTAACCCAACACTGTTAGAAGGCCACCAGGCAGGGTACTGTAGCAGGAAGGCAGGGTAATGGCAGGCAGGGGGTATTTTTAGATGCCCCGCTACACTCAAAGGAAAGCTGCCATGGTGCCATGGCGACCAGGCTGTTGTCAGGTAAACTGGGGGTTGACTCAGGCGGTGTAGTCATGGAAACTGGGAAAGTGGGGTGCCCTGACACAGTGACTCTAGGTCTGAGCCCCTCCCAGTCTTACATAACAGGCCGCTGACGGCTCCTCTGCTTCAGGacctgggaggaacaggagacagtacgagggaggggggggggggggtctaacacTGGAGACCCCCCCCAGTGTTAGACATGGGTCTAACACTGGAGCTGAACCATCCAGTCACCTACATACTCATTTAGAGGGCCCTCAAGTAGAACCGACTTCCTCTCCAGAGCAAACAGCTTGTTTGCAGGACCTGCGTAGCTCGGTGCATGTAGATGCCTTCTCTCACAGGAGGTACATAGGAGGAGACAGCAGGGGGggacgagagggaggagaccACAACAGctgtctccatctgtctctgagCTGTGGACACTCTGGAAACCAGCTCAGCCAACCAGGGGCCCAATGGCCCCTTTTCTACATTTGTCCTAGCCCTTCTGTGCCAGCCTAATCCCTCGGTCTTCTCACTGGCGCTATCTTGCTACCCTAACGCAGCTCCCCCTAGCCTACTACCCTAACCCCATAGCCCTAAACTGCTAGTATTGTTGGGCATCGTTTTAATATGATAGATTCTGGTTCTGCTTATTCGTTTTGGTTCTGTTCGATTCCTAATTTCGGTTCCAAAAAGGTGAAAAATAGAGGACAAATGTTTAGGTAacaaaaaaatgtatttattcgGAACATTCAGAATGCCTAAGCAGCAATGGAAGAAAAATGAGAAATGCCATGatccatgtttctctctctgtagctaGGCACACATTCTTGCCCTCACTATGATGCAGCCTAAAACAATTTGGCAAGGCAGTTGGGAAGTTTTTAGTTCACTAAATAAGTCTTACTGACTTGTTATAAATGAGTAAACAAGTAACaccatttaaaataaatgtgtatGAAATAGCTTTGAATACCTTCTTTTGGGCTGAGGTGATTTTACAGATCTAACCTAATGGATCAGAATGCTGAGTTACCCTGAGGTTAGCTTGGCAGCTAAACAGCCGGACTACCATCGGCCAAAACAGCTACAAGTAATGTCAGCTCTCCTATAAGTAAATAATTGACTCGATGTCTTGAGTTGGTGAAACAATTGTTGTCGATTTCCGTGTTACATTGAAACCACACTTTCGACCGTTAACCGTCTGTCTTTTACGCTGTTGTTGTAATGTGTAATCAAATGTCTTGTGCGTTGATGTGTGACATGGTTATCTAAAACAGGCCCAGGCAGGTAGCCACAAGTCCTTGCAGATTTGTAACATAGAAACCAATAAGCAGAACctaaaaaaaataacataaaaGAAGGGTACCTACCCTGCCACCTGTGCCCTACCCTGCCACCTGTGCCCTACCCTGCCACCTGTGCCCTACCCTGCCACCTGTGCCCTACCCTGCCACCTGTGCCCTACCCTGCCACCTGTGCCCTACCCTGCCACCTGTGCCCCACCCTACCACACAGCCAGTCTGTCTGTTACCAGGTCTGCTGCAGGATCCTCAAGTTACAGCTCTCCCTTACAGGAAAATGGAAACACACCCCTTTAAGGTCAGTTTAACACACAGTTGCTGTGGTAACAAGGTATTGGGGTTCCATATAACATGGGCTACATGTGTACGGCTGTCTGCTACAAGATCTGCCCTGGGAGACTGAGTCTACAGGCTGCAGTGGGCTGTGACAGATCAGACACATGCATACCTGCCATTTCCATGTAACTGGCCGTGACCAGCAAAACAACAGTGTGAAAAACGACGATATGGTAGAGAGGTTGAATTTGTTCTCTTGGCAAGGTACGCAAGGTATGCACTTAGAGCCTCACGCGTGGAGCTGATGTGCATCCATGGTGAGGTCATGGGCAATCAGCACTGGGCTCTAATCCTACTGGCCAGTGTGGAGACACAGTGAGCTCACAGACCAAACCAGCACTGACACAGGGATATTATGGGCTGTGAGAGCAGGAGAAGCCATGATGGTTACAACTAACTCCTTGCAGCATTCCTCCTAACAGCTGCCTCCTTCCTAATGGAGACGCAAATAATCGCTGACTCACTCAGACCTAGAGACCAATCAATCACACGATCATTCTCCACGCCAAAAGGTACACGTATCATGCTTCAGGACTACACCTATTCTTGGTACACAAGTTACTAGAAAAGCAGTTTGCCTGGTCTACTCCTCCTCTGACATGAACGACATAGGTATTCTGCATCGATACGCTAGTGTATAGGTCTTTTTATCGCCACAATCAAGTTTTCAACACCCTACTGGAAGGCCCCCCATGTGTGTAACAGCCAGCCAGGCTCTTCCTTCCACAGTTTAAAGTGTCCCAAGTGGACTATGTGGAGCAGCAGCTATTCTGGGACTGCCTACTTATGACTATCAGCCAGCTAGGCCAGGATCCAGAACTCAGTGAGAAaggcagaaagagaaggagtattacagagaaagagggagaaataaaAATTATTCAGTCTACACAAAGAGGCAGAGGGAAGGTAGAGCTGACAGTAAAGATTGTCTggctgagagtgagtgagtgagtgagtgcgagagtgagtgagtgagagtgagtgaagcACCTCAGGAAACACTGTAGTTCCTGAGTGTCATGATGTCACCCTTCGCCACCTCTCCATCATTATGTCACCTTCACAACCTCTTTCCTTCAACTGGGCACAAGGATGACATACAACATACCACTGTAAACTCCATAACTAACGGAAGAAATGATCACTGAGGGGTTTGTAGTGAGATAACAAGGAGTGCGTTGTCCAATTCCAGTATGATACAAATCAACCATTCACTGGAAGCTGGTATGGcaccaaatttcacaaaatggGCTACTCAACAGCTATTAAAATACACATGCCTACATACAATTATAGCAATTCTTTATCATTCCCATCAAGGTTCATTCACATCTAGACCCTCTGAAGGGAAGGGGAAGAAGGATGT
The Osmerus mordax isolate fOsmMor3 chromosome 9, fOsmMor3.pri, whole genome shotgun sequence genome window above contains:
- the strn3 gene encoding striatin-3 isoform X2, coding for MDEHPGGGVGMAAPRQQQQQPQQGNNNNVNPQIGGGGSAVMALQQQDEMPRPQQYTIPGILHYIQHEWARFEMERAHWEVERAELQARIAFLQGERKGQENLKNDLVRRIKMLEYALKQERAKYHKLKYGTELNQGEVKMPSFESEDTKDTEVPAVPQNSQLTWKQGRQLLRQYLQEVGYTDTILDVRSQRVRSLLGLAGSEQNGSVETKNLEQILNGGESPTKRKGQDLKRSPGDVLETFNFLENADDSDEEEDEEGDLMEEESDRTIKHRIKKHKVGNEGLASDLPEDPDTEEALKEFDFLVGAEDGEGAGEARSSGDGTEWAEPLPFSGGGKSFIMGSDEALESVLGLGDLADLTVSNDEADYSYDLPANKDSFRKTWNPKYTLRSHFDGVRALAFHPVEPVLVTVSEDHTLKLWNLQKTVPAKKSASFDVEPIYTFRAHVGPVLSLAMSSSGEQCYSGGIDSTIQWWNIPSSNVDPYDTYDPSVLAGSWLGHTDAVWGLAYSGIKNRLLSCSADGTVKLWNPQEKNPCVSTYNSDMEHGIPTSVDFNGCDPAHMVASFNTGKVVVYDLETSQPTVVLPGQGESTLPAANHINKVVSHPTLPVTISAHEDRNIKFFDNKSGKVIHAMVAHLDAVTSLAVDPNGIYLMSGSHDCSIRLWNLDSKTCVQEITAHRKKSEESIYDVAFHPSKAYIASAGADALAKVFV
- the strn3 gene encoding striatin-3 isoform X1, whose amino-acid sequence is MDEHPGGGVGMAAPRQQQQQPQQGNNNNVNPQIGGGGSAVMALQQQDEMPRPQQYTIPGILHYIQHEWARFEMERAHWEVERAELQARIAFLQGERKGQENLKNDLVRRIKMLEYALKQERAKYHKLKYGTELNQGEVKMPSFESEDTKDTEVPAVPQNSQLTWKQGRQLLRQYLQEVGYTDTILDVRSQRVRSLLGLAGSEQNGSVETKNLEQILNGGESPTKRKGQDLKRSPGDVLETFNFLENADDSDEEEDEEGDLMEEESDRTIKHRIKKHKVKVGNEGLASDLPEDPDTEEALKEFDFLVGAEDGEGAGEARSSGDGTEWAEPLPFSGGGKSFIMGSDEALESVLGLGDLADLTVSNDEADYSYDLPANKDSFRKTWNPKYTLRSHFDGVRALAFHPVEPVLVTVSEDHTLKLWNLQKTVPAKKSASFDVEPIYTFRAHVGPVLSLAMSSSGEQCYSGGIDSTIQWWNIPSSNVDPYDTYDPSVLAGSWLGHTDAVWGLAYSGIKNRLLSCSADGTVKLWNPQEKNPCVSTYNSDMEHGIPTSVDFNGCDPAHMVASFNTGKVVVYDLETSQPTVVLPGQGESTLPAANHINKVVSHPTLPVTISAHEDRNIKFFDNKSGKVIHAMVAHLDAVTSLAVDPNGIYLMSGSHDCSIRLWNLDSKTCVQEITAHRKKSEESIYDVAFHPSKAYIASAGADALAKVFV